The window TTTGATAAAAATGTTGCGTACTTCTTTACTTTAGGTGCTTATCCACACTCTGAACATGCTAAAGATTGTCTTAACAACATTGAAACTCTATTAAAAAATAATAATAACAATATTTTAGGTGGATACTTTTGTCAAGGAGCTATTGATCCAAAGTTAATCTCTTGGTTATCAACACTTCCATCTGATCACAAAATGTCTCCTAACGAGGAAAGAAGACAAAGATGGGAAGATGCTAAATCACATCCTGATCAATTGGATTTAGACAAAGCTACTGAATTTAGTTTAGATATTATTTCTAAGCATAAATAAAATAAAAATAGGGAAAAGCTAAAATAACTTTTCCCTATTTTTATTTTTATAAACTTTTAAAACTTTCTAAACACTCTTCAATCAACTCTTTCTTCTCATTTCTTGGAACATATACTGCAAATATTTCCTTTTCATCCTCCCCAAAGAATTTTATAGAATAACTCTCTCTTCCAAACATTATATCTTTTACTAAAAAAATCTCTTTTATTTTTCCCACACTTAAATGTCCACCTATTGTTGAATTTTTATCATGAAAATTCAAGAATCCGTGAGCATAAAATCCTTTTGGAAACTTATCTTGTATCTCTAATACAAAACTTGGGGTAACAACTAATAAAAATACTTTTTCCCATCCTCTTAATATATCGAATAATTCATCAATTTTTTCTATATCATACTTCTTTACAGTCGATGCCTCTCTTAAAACTTCAATCATTGGAATATCTAATTCTTTAGCTATTTTATTTAAAGAAACCTTTTCATCATTTACCAATATCTCATTTATTTTATTTTTCATAAATTCCTCCTACACTATATTATGCAAGAAAAATATATTACATTTTAAAAACTTTGTCAATCAAATATTTTTAAAATATTCGATTATTTTTGAATTTTCATTAAATTTAACTTCATCTATCACATAATTTTCTCCAAAATTTTCCATATCTTCATATAATTTCTTAAATGTTATTATCTCTACACTCATTGTTAGTTTATAATTTTTTTCATCTGTTGTTTCACATTCAATTGTTGAAATATAACCCATTTTTTTTAACATATCTAAAATTCCTCTAGTTAACTCTGTTGGTATTTTTAAACTTTCAGATATCTCTATAGCAGATATTGGTTTATTATTTTTCAAATAATTTTCCATCAATGTTAGTAATACTTTTTGAGTAACCCTATACTTTGAAATAAAATTTATTTTTTTTATTATTCCAATTTTTCCTAAACTATCTCTATTTTGTAAAATATATGAAAAGTGTGCTCCTATTAAAATTAAAAACCATACAATTTTTAACCATATTAAAGAAAGTAACAGAACTGAAAAGCTTCCATAAATTTTATTATATGTTGTTATTATTATCTGTAATCTTACTAATAACATATTACTTTGATTTAGTAAAAATGAAATTATAAAACTACTCCAAAGAGTTGGAACTAAGTTTACTTTTGTATTTGGAAGAACAGTATAAAAAAATACAAAAAATATCCACAATGCTAAATATGGTGCTATTAATTGTATTATATGTTTACTGTAAAATATATCGGTTTTTAGATTAGTTAATATATTAGCTCCAATAACACTTACTGGTAACATTAAAAAAACAATAAAATAATCAGTTACTTTCCTAAAAACACCTCTTGTTTTCCTAATTCCCCATATACTATTTAACGCTTTTTCAATCACAGAAAACATTGATATGATAACCCAACCTAATGATAAAAATCCTACTCCTGCAATAATTCCACTTCTAGTATTTTGGAGCAAATTCTGAGTTGTTTCTAGTATAAGATTTACAGTCTCCTCATTTAACGGAGAACTCTCTGTCAATTGTTTAAGATAATAATTATCTATCCCAAACCATCTTCCAATACTAAACGCTATCGCTAAAACAGGTATAAAGGATAATGTTGTAAAATAACATAAGGTATTTGCCCATAAATTTGAATTTGATCTTTTATAATTTTCTAAAGCTCCCTTCATTTGACTATAAAAGTGAGTTAGTTGCAATTCACTTATATAATCTTTTATTTTATTTATAAATTTTAAAATCATCTCATCCCTCCCAATATATTCTTTTCTAATTTTATCACATTTCCTTTATTAAAAAAAATTAAAAGAACCTCTTTTAGGAGGTTCTTTTAATACGGGGAGATTATTTATTTTTATAACACTTTTTTCTTTATTATATCTTTTAGACAAAGATCTTTTAAAAAAAGTTTTATTTTTTTATTTTTTATACAGCTTCATCAATATCTTTTGGAATTCCAAAGAAATACGTTATTATAAATCCAGCTATATAAGATATTCCTAATCCAATTATATAATATAAAATTTTTCCTGGAACAACTAAAGGAATAGCTGTTACTCCCGCTGGTCCAAAAGCTATTGTTTGAACTTTTGTAGCTGCTAAAAATGCGCCACCTATTCCACCTGCTATTGAAGCTGTTATAAAAGGTTTTCCTAATGGTAGTGTTACCCCATAAAGCATGGGTTCTCCAATTCCTAATATTGCAACTGGCATTGCAGATCTTATTATATTCCTTAATTTTTTATTATTTTTTGCTTTTATATAAATTGCTGCAGCCCCACCTATCTGTCCTCCACCTGCCATACAAAGTATTGGGAACAATGATATACTTCCAAATTGTGTTAATTGAACCATATAAAATGGTATTAGTCCATGATGTAATCCAACCATTAACAAAGGTAAAAAAGATGCTGCCAATATAAACCCACCTATTATTGCTATAGGACCTTCACTCATTATAAAGAATGAAAATACTTTTATAATTCCATCTGAAACTACTCCTGCAAAAGGCATTATTGCAAATATTGTTAATGTTCCCACTATTAACAATGAAATCATAGGCGTTAAAATTGTATCTAAAAAATCTGGTATAATTTTTCTAAGCTGCTTTTCAACCCAAGCCAAAATTGCAACACCAATTATTACACCTATTATTCCACCTTTACCAGGAATTAATATACTATTTAGTGGTACATCTGCATTATATAAACCTAGTGCCTTTGAAAATATATTTATATTTCCACTTATTGTTATTGCTCCAATAACTCCACCTAAAGCGGGCGTTGCTCCAAACTCATTAGCTGAATTTATACCCACAAATATTGCAAAATATGCAAATAAACCACTTCCTAAAGTTTGGAAAAAAGTTATCCACATAGGCATATCTTTTATACCTTCTGCTGTGTATACATTTTGGAAATACCCTGCTATTCCATTTAAAAGCCCTGCTCCTATTATAGCTGGAATTAGTGGAATAAATACATTTGCCAATCTTCTTAATATTGAAGAAAATTTACTTTGCTTTGATTTTACATTTTCTTTTGTTTTTTTCCATTCATCATTATTAATCGATATTTCTTCACAAAGTTTTTTCATTTCATCTGCTATTTTTTTACTTTTTCCTGGACCTACAACTACTTGAATTGTATCATCCCTTATCACTTTTATAACTCCTGGAATTTCATCTAATTTTTTAAAATCTACTTTATTATCATCCTTAACAGAAACTCTCACTCTTGTCATACAGTTATTTATAACTACTATATTGCCTTTTGATCCCAATTTTTCAATTATCTCTTTTGCAATTGATTGATTATCCATTCAACTCTCCCCTTAGTATTATTTTACTGCTTCTCTTATAAACCCTTTAGATTCATTTAGTCTTTCTAAGGCTTCTTCTTTATTACATTTTAATAAAATCATTATAATTGCTACTTTTACTTGATTACTAGCTTTTTCTAACGCTTCTTGGGCAACTTCATAACTACACCCCGTTATTTGCATTATATTATTTTTTGCCCTCTCTCGTAGCTTTATGTTAGTAATTTTTAAATCTACCATTAAATTTTCATAAACTTTCCCTATACCTGTCATTGAAGCAGTACTAATCATATTTAAAATTAATTTTTGAGCTGTTCCTGCCTTCATTCTTGTAGATCCCGTTAAAACTTCTGGTCCCACTTCTACCTCTATTGCTACATCTGCTATCTCTCCTATTTTACTTTTCTTATTACATGCAATGGCTATTGTTTTACAACCTATTTTTTTTGCATATTCAATTCCGCCTATTACATATGGTGTTCTTCCCGAAGCCGCTATTCCACAAACTATATCATTTGATCTTAAATCTATTTCATTCAACTCTTCTATAGCTAACTCTTTTGAATCTTCTGCGCCCTCTTGGGCTTCTACAAAGGCTTTTTCTCCTCCTGCTATTAATCCCATCACTTTTGTCTTATCTACTCCAAATGTTGGTGGACATTCTACAGCATCTAAAACTCCCAATCTTCCACTTGTTCCAGCACCCATATATACTAATCTTCCATTATTATTAAAAGCTTCTATAATTAATTTTACTGCCTTCTCAATTTCTGGAATAACCTCTTGAATACTTTCTGGAACTTTTTTATCCTCTTCATTTATAAGTATTAAGACCTCTTTTATACTCATGCTATCCATATTCATACTCTTTAAATTTCTTGTTTCTGTTGTTTTTCCTTCTAATATCTTTTCCATTTATTTTTCCACCCATCCCACTATTTTTTTACTTTTTTCTATATATTTTTTTACTTTTCTATAATCTTTTTGCATTAATCTTAAAAAAATACTATCTAATATTATCATTTGTGCCATTCTAGAAGAAATAGCTGAGCTTCTAAATATACTTTCTTTAGAAACAACTCCAATATTATAATCGCTTAAAGAAGAAAGACTATTTTTTCCAATTGATGTTATTGAAATAACAGGAATATTCATATCTTTAGCTATTTTTACAACATCTAAAACTTCTTGTGTTTCTCCTCTATGAGAAATTGCTATAACTAAATCTTTATCATTCATTGTTGAAAGCTTCATAAGCTGCATTTGCTTACTATCATAATGAACTGTATCCATTTTTATTTTCATTAACTTTAATTCTAAATCCCTTGCTACAATTGATGACATTCCCGAACCTATTATTAAGATACGACCGCTTTCTCTAATTTTCTCTATAATAGTTTCAAAATTTTTATAATCAATTACTCCCACAGTATTATTTAAAGCTTCTATAGTTTCTGCTAATGTTTTTTTTGTCACCTCTTCTAAAGAATCTTCTAAGTTTATATCACTATGTATTTTATTTTTTGATAAACTTTTTTTATTTTCTAAATCTCTTTCTAATTGTAACTTAAATGCTATGTATCCTGAAAATCCTATTTTTTTTATAAATTTAATAATTGAAGACTGACTTACTCCTATTTTTTTAGCTAACTCTGTCGAAGTAATCTCTCCTATTACGTTTTTATTTTTAACAATATATGTTGCAATTATTTTTTCACTTTCAGATAAGTTATTTTTCATACTTTTTATAATATTTTCAATCACAGTTCCTCCTTTACAGACATATATTACAATATATTCATTCTAAAATCAAGAATTTTTTATTTTATTTTTCATAATTTTAAAAGAATATTTTATTCTTGAAATTGAATAAAAAAAGTGGAGAAATATTTCTCCACAAACTTTATTTCACTTTTTTTATTGTATCTACAACAGTACCATCTCTATACTCAACAACTGCAACTATTTCATCTTCAAACTCAATATCATTCTCTTGTCCAGTCATGTTTCTAGCTATCTCTCTTAACTCCCCTATTGTTTTTATTGGAAGTTTGGAATCTTTAAATTTTTCTAATAAATCTTTTCTTAAAGGATTTATAGCAATTCCTCTTTCAGTTACAAGAATATCAACTGTTTCTCCTGGTGTAGTTAAAGTTGTAACTTTGTCTTTTACAACAGATATTCTAGAATTAACAAGCTGTGATACTATTATACATAATTTTGAACCTGCAGCTGTATCAGAGTGACCACCTGATCCTCCCATTATAACTCCATTAGACCCTGTTGTTACATTTACATTAAAGTTTGTATCAATCTCTGTAGCTCCTAAAATGACAACATCTAACTTATTTACAACTGCTCCTTTATTGTTTGCATTGGCATACATTGATGCTGACATCGTTATATGTGCTGGATTTTCCTTAGCTGATTTTATAGCATCTAAGTCAAAACATTGAACATCAAATAAAGCTTTAAACAGTCCCTCTTTATACATATCAACAATATACCCTGTTATTCCTCCAGATGCAAAACTTCCACAAATCTCTTTTTGCTTCATTATATTTTTTAACTGTGCTGCTACAGCTAAAGATATTCCTCCTGCACCAGTTTGAAAACTCATACCATTCTTTAAGTATCCAGATTCCTCAATAAATTTTGCTGTTAAATCTGCAACTTTTAATCCAATCGGATTTTTAGTTATTTGAGTTGTTCCCGACACAATTCCTTTCGGATCTCCTATTGCATCTACAACTAAAACATAATCTACTAAAGTTTGATTTATTTCAATTGTCGTGTTTGGATACTCAACTAGGTTATCTGTTATAGCCACAACTATATTAGCTAACTCTGCATCTGTATGTGCATATCCTAATGCTCCACAAGCTGATTTTCCATCTACACCATTTATATTTCCATATTCATCACTTGTAGGAGCTGCCATGAATGCAATATCAATAGTTCTCTCTCCTGATTCAAATATTCTTGCTCTTCCACCATGTGTATGCATTATAGCAGGTCTTTCTAACTTCCCTTGAGATATAGCTTCGGCTACTGGTCCAGATATATACGCTGCATATATTTGAGTTACCACCTTATCTTCTATCATTTTTACCAACCCTTTATGACAAGGGAATATAGAACTTGCTGCTATTGTTATATTTTTATATCCTCTTTTTGCAATCTCTTCCATTACCATATTTAAAACAAAATCCCCATTTCTTAAATGATGGTGAAACGAAACTACCATCCCATCCTTCAATGGTAATTTATCCATTAATTTGTTTAAATCTGTATGTAATTTTGAATCTTGAGCAGATATAGTTTTAAATTTAAAATCCTTTTTTATTACTCCATCTTTATTTGAAAGATACCCTTTGTATTGTTTTACGTTTCCATATCCTTCTATAAATTCAGGAATTTCTCTTCCTAAAATATTTTTCATTAGAACACCTCACCCTAAATTAATCTAATAATCCAATCATTTCAGCAATTTCTAAAGTTTGGATAGCTCTATTTATAATTGGAAGATCAACCATCTTTCCATCTAAAGAGAACACTCCTAATCCTTCTTTTTCCGCTTCTTCTTTTGCTGCCATAACTCTTAAAGCATGATTTATCTCCTGCTTTGTTGGAGAATATACTTCATGAATTGTATCTATTTGTCTTGGGTTTATAGCTAACTTTCCAGAGAATCCTAACATCTTAGCTTTTCTCGAATCTGCAGCTAATCCTTCGTAATCATTTGTATCAGTAAAAGGTGTATCTATTGCATCTACTTTTAATGCTTTACAAGCATTTACTACCTTTGTTCTAGCATAAAATAACTCTTCTGAATCTTTAGTTCTTTTTACTGCTAAATCTGCAGCTAAATCTTCTCCACCTAATAAAACAGCTTGAATTCTATTAGAAGACTTTATTGTTTCATAAACAGTTTCCACTCCATAAGCCGTTTCTACTAAAGCATGAACTTTTATAGTTCCTACTTCAAACCCTTCCTCTTTTTCAATTCTTTCTAACTCTTTTTCCAAAATCTCCATATCTTCTGGAGTAGCCTTTGGAAGTAGTATTGCATCTGGCTTTAATCTAGCCATCTTATCTATATCTGTCATTGCAAATGGAGATGATAGTGGATTTATCCTTATTACAACTTCTGTTTCTCCATAATTCATAGTTCTCATAGCTTCTGTTACTAATATTCTTGCTGCATCTTTTTCTGTTAAAGCAACTGCATCTTCTAAATCAAATATTACTGAATCTGCTCCAAATGTATCTGCTGTTTGTAGCATTCCTGGGTTATTTCCAGGCATAAATAACATTGTTCTTCTTAATTTCACACTAACACCTCACCTTAAAAGGAATATTTATCAACCTCTTTTAACAGCTCCTTCAATTCTAGCTCTTATTGTATAATCTAAAGCTCCTTTATCTTGAGCTTTTACTAAAACTGAAGTAATTCCCATCTCTTTTAATTTCTCTTCAATAACCATCTTTATATGATTTCCAAACTGCTTTTCTACAACACTTTCTAATTCAATACTTATTCCATTTTCACTTGGAGTTAACATTACAAATATATCATTAGACTCTAATGTTCCACATTTAGCAGGTTTATTTATTGTCATTCTATTCACCTCTTAGAATTTTCTATAAAATTAAAGGAAAAGGTAGGAGACCCCCACCTTTTCCCAGAATTAAAAGTCTATTACTTTCTTCTGTTTACTAAAGCTTCTACTCTGCTCATTTCGTTAAATACAA of the Cetobacterium sp. NK01 genome contains:
- a CDS encoding flavodoxin family protein: MKILITYSSKTGNTEKIAQAIHKGIPTANLLPISEIVNLDYDLIFVGGWIDRATFDQTALTLAKQIFDKNVAYFFTLGAYPHSEHAKDCLNNIETLLKNNNNNILGGYFCQGAIDPKLISWLSTLPSDHKMSPNEERRQRWEDAKSHPDQLDLDKATEFSLDIISKHK
- the hutX gene encoding heme utilization cystosolic carrier protein HutX; amino-acid sequence: MKNKINEILVNDEKVSLNKIAKELDIPMIEVLREASTVKKYDIEKIDELFDILRGWEKVFLLVVTPSFVLEIQDKFPKGFYAHGFLNFHDKNSTIGGHLSVGKIKEIFLVKDIMFGRESYSIKFFGEDEKEIFAVYVPRNEKKELIEECLESFKSL
- a CDS encoding YhjD/YihY/BrkB family envelope integrity protein; its protein translation is MILKFINKIKDYISELQLTHFYSQMKGALENYKRSNSNLWANTLCYFTTLSFIPVLAIAFSIGRWFGIDNYYLKQLTESSPLNEETVNLILETTQNLLQNTRSGIIAGVGFLSLGWVIISMFSVIEKALNSIWGIRKTRGVFRKVTDYFIVFLMLPVSVIGANILTNLKTDIFYSKHIIQLIAPYLALWIFFVFFYTVLPNTKVNLVPTLWSSFIISFLLNQSNMLLVRLQIIITTYNKIYGSFSVLLLSLIWLKIVWFLILIGAHFSYILQNRDSLGKIGIIKKINFISKYRVTQKVLLTLMENYLKNNKPISAIEISESLKIPTELTRGILDMLKKMGYISTIECETTDEKNYKLTMSVEIITFKKLYEDMENFGENYVIDEVKFNENSKIIEYFKNI
- a CDS encoding PTS transporter subunit EIIC, which encodes MDNQSIAKEIIEKLGSKGNIVVINNCMTRVRVSVKDDNKVDFKKLDEIPGVIKVIRDDTIQVVVGPGKSKKIADEMKKLCEEISINNDEWKKTKENVKSKQSKFSSILRRLANVFIPLIPAIIGAGLLNGIAGYFQNVYTAEGIKDMPMWITFFQTLGSGLFAYFAIFVGINSANEFGATPALGGVIGAITISGNINIFSKALGLYNADVPLNSILIPGKGGIIGVIIGVAILAWVEKQLRKIIPDFLDTILTPMISLLIVGTLTIFAIMPFAGVVSDGIIKVFSFFIMSEGPIAIIGGFILAASFLPLLMVGLHHGLIPFYMVQLTQFGSISLFPILCMAGGGQIGGAAAIYIKAKNNKKLRNIIRSAMPVAILGIGEPMLYGVTLPLGKPFITASIAGGIGGAFLAATKVQTIAFGPAGVTAIPLVVPGKILYYIIGLGISYIAGFIITYFFGIPKDIDEAV
- the murQ gene encoding N-acetylmuramic acid 6-phosphate etherase; translation: MEKILEGKTTETRNLKSMNMDSMSIKEVLILINEEDKKVPESIQEVIPEIEKAVKLIIEAFNNNGRLVYMGAGTSGRLGVLDAVECPPTFGVDKTKVMGLIAGGEKAFVEAQEGAEDSKELAIEELNEIDLRSNDIVCGIAASGRTPYVIGGIEYAKKIGCKTIAIACNKKSKIGEIADVAIEVEVGPEVLTGSTRMKAGTAQKLILNMISTASMTGIGKVYENLMVDLKITNIKLRERAKNNIMQITGCSYEVAQEALEKASNQVKVAIIMILLKCNKEEALERLNESKGFIREAVK
- a CDS encoding MurR/RpiR family transcriptional regulator is translated as MIENIIKSMKNNLSESEKIIATYIVKNKNVIGEITSTELAKKIGVSQSSIIKFIKKIGFSGYIAFKLQLERDLENKKSLSKNKIHSDINLEDSLEEVTKKTLAETIEALNNTVGVIDYKNFETIIEKIRESGRILIIGSGMSSIVARDLELKLMKIKMDTVHYDSKQMQLMKLSTMNDKDLVIAISHRGETQEVLDVVKIAKDMNIPVISITSIGKNSLSSLSDYNIGVVSKESIFRSSAISSRMAQMIILDSIFLRLMQKDYRKVKKYIEKSKKIVGWVEK
- the citF gene encoding citrate lyase subunit alpha, whose protein sequence is MKNILGREIPEFIEGYGNVKQYKGYLSNKDGVIKKDFKFKTISAQDSKLHTDLNKLMDKLPLKDGMVVSFHHHLRNGDFVLNMVMEEIAKRGYKNITIAASSIFPCHKGLVKMIEDKVVTQIYAAYISGPVAEAISQGKLERPAIMHTHGGRARIFESGERTIDIAFMAAPTSDEYGNINGVDGKSACGALGYAHTDAELANIVVAITDNLVEYPNTTIEINQTLVDYVLVVDAIGDPKGIVSGTTQITKNPIGLKVADLTAKFIEESGYLKNGMSFQTGAGGISLAVAAQLKNIMKQKEICGSFASGGITGYIVDMYKEGLFKALFDVQCFDLDAIKSAKENPAHITMSASMYANANNKGAVVNKLDVVILGATEIDTNFNVNVTTGSNGVIMGGSGGHSDTAAGSKLCIIVSQLVNSRISVVKDKVTTLTTPGETVDILVTERGIAINPLRKDLLEKFKDSKLPIKTIGELREIARNMTGQENDIEFEDEIVAVVEYRDGTVVDTIKKVK
- a CDS encoding HpcH/HpaI aldolase/citrate lyase family protein — its product is MKLRRTMLFMPGNNPGMLQTADTFGADSVIFDLEDAVALTEKDAARILVTEAMRTMNYGETEVVIRINPLSSPFAMTDIDKMARLKPDAILLPKATPEDMEILEKELERIEKEEGFEVGTIKVHALVETAYGVETVYETIKSSNRIQAVLLGGEDLAADLAVKRTKDSEELFYARTKVVNACKALKVDAIDTPFTDTNDYEGLAADSRKAKMLGFSGKLAINPRQIDTIHEVYSPTKQEINHALRVMAAKEEAEKEGLGVFSLDGKMVDLPIINRAIQTLEIAEMIGLLD
- the citD gene encoding citrate lyase acyl carrier protein, producing MTINKPAKCGTLESNDIFVMLTPSENGISIELESVVEKQFGNHIKMVIEEKLKEMGITSVLVKAQDKGALDYTIRARIEGAVKRG